A window of the Corynebacterium minutissimum genome harbors these coding sequences:
- a CDS encoding GDSL-type esterase/lipase family protein codes for MKSTRRLAAFCATLLVAVGLSHVPQAAAAERNLVAFGDSVLADPQLDTYLSSRLGSSGRNPSLDCPSGNNFAKRTAAKLGMPVADFSCSGAVSMSQGPQMNAQVDDAIRRGKLTAETQRVIYAGGFNDTYNNAGLSDKDMRARWVGANAPIIHKIRAAAPNARIQIVGYPTIGSGDRYCLIHVGPKPADATALPMVQRYENVTQWMQVDLAHATGTEFVDMKPMTWDRGMCADANKRLWAGLVDFSAGPGNLPLHVNARGHEFVANHLASF; via the coding sequence GTGAAGTCTACTCGGCGCCTCGCGGCCTTCTGTGCAACCCTCCTCGTGGCAGTTGGCCTGTCCCACGTTCCCCAGGCAGCAGCCGCGGAACGCAACCTCGTTGCCTTTGGCGACTCCGTCCTGGCAGACCCGCAGTTGGACACCTACCTCTCCTCGCGCTTGGGCTCGTCCGGCCGCAATCCCAGCCTGGATTGTCCATCCGGTAATAACTTTGCCAAGCGTACCGCCGCCAAGCTGGGCATGCCGGTGGCGGACTTCTCCTGCTCCGGTGCAGTATCGATGTCCCAGGGTCCACAGATGAACGCGCAGGTTGATGATGCAATTCGCCGTGGCAAGCTCACCGCTGAGACCCAACGCGTGATCTACGCCGGCGGTTTCAATGACACGTACAACAACGCTGGGCTGTCTGATAAGGACATGCGTGCCCGCTGGGTTGGCGCCAACGCGCCGATTATTCACAAGATTCGTGCCGCTGCGCCGAATGCCCGCATTCAGATTGTGGGTTACCCGACTATCGGTTCTGGTGACCGCTACTGCCTTATCCACGTTGGCCCTAAGCCGGCTGATGCCACCGCTTTGCCGATGGTCCAGCGCTATGAGAATGTCACGCAGTGGATGCAGGTGGACCTGGCTCACGCGACCGGCACGGAGTTTGTAGATATGAAGCCGATGACGTGGGACCGTGGCATGTGTGCGGACGCCAATAAGCGCCTGTGGGCGGGCCTCGTGGACTTCTCCGCGGGTCCGGGTAACCTGCCTTTGCATGTCAATGCGCGTGGTCACGAGTTTGTGGCCAACCACCTCGCTAGCTTCTAA
- a CDS encoding S-(hydroxymethyl)mycothiol dehydrogenase → MTVNENVNENSSQQGAEIVRGVIARSKGAPVETVNIVVPAPGEHDVIVKVQACGVCHTDLAYRDGDIEDAFPFLLGHEAAGVVERVGSAVTHVEVGDFVILNWRAVCGECRACKKGEPKYCFNTHNASTSMKLADGDADAGTELTPALGIGSFAEKTLVHEGQCTKVEETDPAAAGLLGCGIMAGLGAAVNTADIQLGESVAVFGCGGVGTAAIAGAKLAGAAKIIAVDLDENKLETAREFGATDTICGKDLSEDEVIEAVRELTDGFGTDVTIDAVGIQPTWRQAFYSRDHAGRMVMVGVPNLTDHVDIPAIDLYGRGGSIKPAWYGDCLPERDFPAYVSLSKNGQFPLDKFVSERIALDDVEEAFGTMKAGKVLRSVVEF, encoded by the coding sequence ATGACTGTTAATGAAAATGTAAATGAAAATAGCTCCCAGCAAGGTGCGGAGATTGTCCGCGGCGTCATCGCGCGCTCCAAAGGTGCGCCCGTCGAGACCGTCAACATCGTAGTTCCCGCCCCCGGTGAGCACGATGTCATCGTCAAGGTGCAGGCCTGCGGTGTCTGCCATACCGACTTGGCCTACCGCGATGGTGACATCGAGGATGCTTTCCCCTTCCTGCTGGGCCATGAGGCGGCGGGCGTCGTCGAGCGCGTAGGTTCTGCCGTTACGCACGTCGAGGTCGGCGACTTCGTCATCTTGAACTGGCGCGCGGTGTGCGGTGAGTGCCGTGCCTGCAAGAAGGGCGAGCCGAAGTACTGCTTCAATACCCACAACGCGTCCACGAGCATGAAGCTTGCCGATGGCGACGCGGATGCCGGCACCGAGCTCACCCCGGCGCTCGGCATTGGTTCCTTCGCCGAGAAGACCCTGGTCCACGAGGGCCAGTGCACCAAGGTAGAGGAGACCGACCCGGCCGCCGCCGGTCTGCTCGGCTGCGGCATCATGGCGGGCTTGGGCGCGGCCGTCAACACCGCTGACATCCAGCTTGGCGAGTCCGTGGCTGTCTTCGGCTGCGGTGGTGTGGGCACTGCTGCGATTGCCGGCGCGAAGCTGGCCGGTGCGGCGAAAATTATTGCTGTGGACCTTGATGAAAACAAGCTGGAGACCGCCCGCGAGTTCGGCGCAACTGACACGATTTGCGGCAAGGACCTCTCCGAGGATGAGGTAATCGAGGCCGTGCGTGAGCTTACCGACGGCTTCGGCACCGATGTCACCATTGATGCCGTGGGTATCCAGCCCACGTGGCGCCAGGCTTTCTACTCCCGCGACCACGCCGGCCGCATGGTGATGGTGGGCGTTCCCAATCTCACCGACCATGTCGACATCCCCGCCATCGACCTCTATGGCCGCGGCGGTTCCATCAAGCCGGCGTGGTACGGCGACTGCCTGCCCGAGCGCGACTTCCCGGCCTACGTATCCCTGTCCAAGAACGGCCAGTTCCCGCTGGACAAGTTCGTCTCCGAGCGCATTGCGCTAGACGACGTCGAAGAGGCCTTCGGCACCATGAAGGCCGGCAAGGTTCTGCGGTCCGTCGTCGAATTCTAA
- a CDS encoding MBL fold metallo-hydrolase: protein MKIEQFVTSGTFRLDGGEWDVDNNVYIVSGGQELYIVDPAHDAERIYDEVGERSVTGVLLTHAHNDHCELAPEIAEHYGVQLYLHPDDEQLWRETHAEANYAALEDNQIFKIGGEDLVVFHTPGHSPGCVVLYDAADSTLLSGDTLFNGGPGATGRKYSDFDVIIESLRNRVLNLPPETRVLPGHGDETTVGAEAARIDEYVARGY, encoded by the coding sequence ATGAAGATTGAACAGTTTGTCACCTCTGGCACCTTCCGCCTCGATGGTGGCGAGTGGGACGTGGACAACAACGTCTACATCGTCTCCGGTGGCCAGGAGCTTTACATCGTGGATCCGGCGCACGACGCCGAGCGTATCTACGACGAGGTGGGCGAGCGCTCCGTGACGGGCGTGCTGCTGACCCACGCGCACAACGATCACTGTGAGCTCGCTCCTGAGATTGCTGAGCACTATGGTGTGCAGCTCTACCTCCATCCGGATGACGAGCAGCTGTGGCGCGAAACCCACGCGGAGGCTAACTACGCCGCGCTGGAGGATAACCAGATCTTCAAGATTGGTGGGGAGGACCTCGTGGTCTTCCATACTCCGGGCCACTCCCCGGGCTGCGTCGTGCTGTACGACGCCGCCGATAGCACCCTGCTCTCCGGTGACACCCTCTTCAACGGTGGCCCGGGAGCTACGGGCCGCAAGTACTCCGACTTCGATGTCATCATCGAGTCCCTGCGCAACCGCGTGCTCAACCTTCCGCCGGAGACCCGCGTTCTGCCGGGCCACGGCGATGAGACCACCGTGGGCGCGGAAGCTGCCCGCATCGACGAGTACGTTGCGCGCGGCTATTAA
- a CDS encoding cytochrome c biogenesis CcdA family protein: MSIGIFGALIAGVLTLISPCSALLVPAFFAYAFESQRQLLVKTLVFFLGLCTTLVPIGMGLAALLAQYRSQVITVAGWIIIALGIFTALGGGFRIPGMDALSGKARGRVFLLGAVYGFAGFCAGPLLGAVLTTAAASGSALYGGLIMVAYAAGMAAPLFLLAALWERLDVGSWKWLRGREVTLGPVRTNTLSIVSGAFFVLIGALFIVSYGSATLPAVLSTDAQFAVQDKVRSFSEGVADAWVWFGLSLTATVAVGIKAARTPA, from the coding sequence ATGAGCATCGGAATTTTCGGCGCCCTCATCGCCGGCGTGCTGACCTTGATCAGCCCCTGTTCAGCTCTGTTGGTGCCGGCCTTCTTTGCCTATGCCTTTGAGTCGCAGCGCCAACTGCTCGTCAAGACCCTGGTGTTCTTCCTCGGCTTGTGCACCACGCTCGTCCCCATCGGCATGGGGCTGGCCGCCCTCCTCGCGCAGTACCGCAGCCAGGTCATCACGGTGGCAGGCTGGATCATCATCGCGCTGGGAATCTTTACCGCACTGGGCGGTGGTTTCCGCATCCCCGGCATGGATGCGCTCTCCGGTAAGGCCCGGGGCAGAGTGTTTCTGCTCGGCGCGGTATATGGCTTTGCCGGTTTTTGCGCGGGCCCGCTCTTGGGCGCTGTTCTTACCACCGCTGCTGCATCCGGCAGCGCGCTCTATGGCGGACTCATCATGGTGGCGTATGCCGCAGGCATGGCCGCACCACTCTTCCTACTGGCTGCGCTGTGGGAGCGCCTCGACGTTGGCTCGTGGAAATGGCTGCGCGGACGCGAGGTCACTTTAGGCCCCGTGCGCACGAATACCCTGTCCATCGTGTCGGGCGCCTTCTTCGTGCTCATCGGGGCGCTGTTCATCGTCAGCTATGGCAGCGCGACGCTACCCGCAGTGCTGAGCACGGATGCGCAGTTCGCGGTGCAGGACAAGGTCCGCAGCTTCAGCGAAGGCGTGGCGGATGCCTGGGTCTGGTTCGGCCTGTCCCTTACCGCCACGGTGGCGGTGGGCATTAAGGCTGCCCGCACGCCGGCCTAG
- a CDS encoding DsbA family protein: MPNSRESSSSRKSALSTVSPIVWGMLVVILLLVVVIGFLLGERNTGKDNAAPGAEQVQTSAVPADSSKDMAADASKATPGTKFSDGKGDPMTFGPGGDTKSGDITVVHRKKEDDPFAIGAVDAPVVISEFSDFECPFCSRHANVTEPDILTKYVEKGLVRIEWNDFPVNGPAAIEAAKAGRAAAAQGKFAEFKHELYTASKDISGHPEFDIDDFMKFAKQAGVADLDKFRQQATDDTYTEVIETATRYASQIGITGTPAFVVGDQFIGGAQPPEVFEQIIQEQLGKAANG; the protein is encoded by the coding sequence ATGCCGAATTCACGCGAGTCCTCATCCTCCCGCAAGTCAGCCCTGTCCACGGTCAGCCCCATCGTGTGGGGAATGCTGGTGGTCATCCTTCTCTTGGTGGTCGTCATTGGCTTCCTACTCGGTGAACGCAATACGGGAAAGGATAACGCGGCACCGGGTGCTGAGCAGGTACAGACCAGCGCGGTCCCTGCGGACTCCAGTAAGGACATGGCTGCCGACGCCTCCAAGGCCACCCCCGGAACGAAATTCTCCGACGGGAAGGGGGACCCGATGACGTTCGGCCCCGGCGGTGACACCAAGTCCGGAGACATCACGGTGGTGCACCGCAAGAAGGAGGATGATCCTTTCGCCATCGGTGCGGTGGATGCCCCCGTGGTGATTTCAGAGTTCTCCGACTTCGAGTGCCCGTTCTGCTCCCGCCACGCCAACGTTACCGAGCCGGATATCCTCACCAAGTACGTGGAGAAGGGCTTGGTAAGAATTGAATGGAACGACTTCCCCGTCAACGGCCCTGCCGCCATCGAGGCCGCCAAGGCCGGACGCGCTGCCGCAGCACAAGGCAAGTTCGCGGAGTTCAAGCACGAGCTCTACACCGCCAGCAAGGACATCAGCGGCCACCCGGAGTTCGACATCGACGACTTCATGAAATTTGCCAAGCAAGCCGGCGTTGCAGACCTGGATAAGTTCCGCCAGCAGGCCACGGACGATACCTACACTGAGGTCATCGAGACGGCCACTCGCTATGCCTCCCAGATTGGTATCACGGGTACCCCGGCATTCGTGGTGGGAGACCAATTCATCGGTGGCGCACAGCCACCCGAGGTATTTGAGCAGATCATCCAAGAGCAGCTAGGAAAGGCAGCCAATGGATAA